The sequence below is a genomic window from Bacteroidales bacterium MB20-C3-3.
GTGATTTTACCTGCGAGGTCGTTGCCCACAGCCTCGCGCAGCATTTCAGAAAATTCCGGAGGTAGTACCCTTTCCGCCATCAATTAATCTTCTATTTATCTGATTCTGTTACCGGCATAATAGTTTGCACCCCAGAGGTCATACCTGGCGTACTGCTTCTGAAGCCTCTCTACAAAATTATCGAGATTTCGCACAAAAGGCAAAGACCAGTATACCTCGGCAATTGCACTTAGTCTGGGAAAAATACCATATTCAAGCCTCTGTCTGTGAGGAAAATACTCGGTCCACATACAACCCTGTCCACCAAGAATATTAGATGCAGTTTCAGCGCTTAGCTCCAGAGGAACAGGCTCAAAGTTATATACATCAGAAAGAGCAACCTTCCAGTCGCGATGACTCAGAGAATCCTCTTTGTCTCTCTGTTTTATATTAAAATAGCTCTGTCTCATTGGAGTAAGAATTGTTTTGTGTCCCTGTTCAGCAGCCTTATAGCCATTAGTCGCATTTCTCCAGCTCATTACAACAGAGCCCGGTACAAGACCATCGTCTATCATCTCGTCCCATCCTACAATCACCCGGCCTCTCTCACTCATCACTGCAGACAGCTTCTCTACAAAATGTTTTTGGAGCAGATTGAAATCGGCAATTCCCCTCTCCCTCATATACTGCTTTGTACTCTCAGACTCCTCCCACCAGCGCTTGGCACACTCATCGGCACCAATATGGATAAGTTTTGACGGGAAGATATCCATAAGCTCATTGAAGATATCCTTGAGAAAAACGAACAACTCTTCAGATGGGGCAAGCACATTATTCTGTCTGTTATAGATTCCCCAGGTTATTGCCGGTTGCTTCGGAATTTCAGGAGTTGTACTGAACTGCGGATAGCTTGAAATTATTGCCATTGAGTGGCCCGGAACATCTATCTCCGGAACCACTGTGATATACCTCTCAGAGGCATATTTAACTATATCCTTTAGCTGCTCTGCAGTATAAAAACCGCCATACCTTGTTGAATCCACACCGGTTCCAGGGAATACACCAATAATTGTCCCCGCTCTCCACGAGCCAATAGAGTTGAGTTTTGGATACTTCTTGCTCTCAATCCTGTAGGCCTGGTCATCAGTAAGGTGAATATGAAAATAGTTCATCTTATGAAGAGCCAGATAATCAATATATTGTTTAATATAATCAACAGACCATATATGCCTTACAACATCCAGGTGCATCCCCCTGTACTCAAATCTTGGAGCATCCTCAACCTCAGCAAAAGGGACCGAGAGAGATTTTATCTTGACACCTTCTGCTCTAGATGCAACTGGCACCTCTGATGCCTTTTTGCCAACAGTTACAACACCGGTAAGCGACTCGGGAACAGGCAATAGCTGTATAAACGACTGAACAGCATAGAAAACCCCCTGTCTTCCCTCCCCCTCCAGTACAACTCCTGCGTCAGATACCTTAAGCCGATAGCCACTTTCGGCAACACTACCGGCAGGATTGCCCGGATCAAATGAGCCTTCAGCAACTCTGCCGGCTCCATCAGGAGTAAGGGCGAGCACAATTGCCGATTTTTCCTTTTTAACTCTTTTGCTTCCCTTTACAACCTCAATTTCAAGACCGTAATACCTCTTAAGGTATCCGTATAAAAAACCGGCAGAGGGGTCAAGCGATGAATCGGTGACAACTATCTTAACCGAGCCGTCCAAATTGAAAAAGCCTCCACCCTGACTCACAATTTTTTGCGGCTGAGGGATAATTGATGTTTTTGACTGACCACTCATCTTGTTAGAAAAAAGAAAAAATGTATTTGCCGAAACCAGAATCAGAAAAGTCACGGCGTATTTTAGAATTTTACTCATTATTTTAAATTTAACGCAGCCTCTAATCTGTCAGTCAGCTGATTAACAGCCTCCTGCAACTTTCCGCCCAGCATCATCTTAAACATTCCACCAAGCTCAGCCTCCAGCTCAATATTAAAAAGACTCTGCAAAGCACCCCCATCCTCAATCCTCACAAAGATCCTGAACGGCACAGGCGACGGACCAAAAGACTCATATTTCACAACAGAAAAAGGAATCTTCTCGGCAATCCTTATTCCCAGCTCAAAACCCTGCATCTTACCCCTTATAGACTCAGAAGAAGACACAACACCAGCCTTCTCAAGCTGATCCAGCGGCATACCCCTGGTAAAATTTGTAAGATCAGAGAAAATCGCAAATAACTCGCTGGCAGGACGAGAAACCCTTATCTGTCTGCCTGTTGCATTTGTAGTACCCATGATTCAAAAAATAAAAAGAGAGCTGAATGCTACTCCACACCCCACATATCCGGGCGGAAACGCCATTCACGCAAAGTTTCAAGCTCCTCCTGCCTGATATAGCTGCAACTTACAGCCTCCTCAATAAGAGTATCATAATTTGTAAGAGTTCTCAACTCCAGATTTCTGTACTCAAAAGCGCGCCTGCTCTTATCAAAATTATAAGAGAAAATAGCAACCATACCAAGCACATGTCCCCCTGCCCTCTCAACAGCCTCCACTGCAGAAAGCGAGCTTTGTCCGGTTGATATCAGATCCTCCACCATCACAACATTAGCACCCTCAGGAAGATCACCCTCCACCTGAGCACCAGTACCATGATCCTTTGGTTTAGGCCTCACATAAACAAAAGGCTTACCCAGAAACTCAGCCACAAGCATTCCCCACGCAATAGCACCGGTAGCAACACCAGCAATATAATCGGCCTTAGGATAATTCTGCTCCACTATTCTCGCAAGACTCTTATATACAATCTCCCTTGCCTTTGGATAAGACAAGATCTTTCTGTTATCACAATAGATAGGCGCCTTCCAGCCCGATGCCCACACAAAAGGTTTATCAGGACTCAGCCTCACCGCTTTAATCTCCAGCAACTGTCTGGCTATAATTTTTTCAATAGACTCCATAAAAAAAAGTATCTTTGCACAAAGATAGTAATTTCATTCCTATTTTTTAATGTACAGAATCTACTTCAACCAGCGCTGCCTGGCAGTCTGCTCTCCAAAACATGCCGCATTAAGCGAACCGGACGCAGTAATATACTCTCCGGAGATCCACCCACCCCTCGCAGAGCTCGCAAGATACTTTGACCAAACCCCCACACTTGAGAAACTCTACATCTCAACAGAAGACAAGCCCGGTACCATAGCCCGAATCACATCTGACCTCACCCCCATCACAGCAGCCGGAGGAATAGTCACCAACAAAAAAGGCGAATACCTCATAATTTTCCACCACGGAGTATGGGACTTTCCCAAAGGCATGCAAGAGCCCGATGAAGAGATTGGCAACACAGCCATCCGCGAAGTAGAAGAGGAGTGCGGCGTTCACGACCTCAAAATACTCAACTACCTTAGCGACACATTCCACACCTACCACCGCAACGGCCTTTTCTACCTAAAGACCACCCACTGGTACCTGATGGAGTACCAAGGCAACGGCACCGAAACCCATCCCCAGCAAGAAGAGGAGATCGAACGCGCCATCTGGGTCCCCGCCCGCGAACTCCCCACCTACCTCGACACCAGCTACCCCGCCATCCGCTACCTCTACCAAAGAGCCCTCGCCACCACCTAGCCTGGCGGGCACCACCTAGCCTGGCGGGCACCACCTTGCCACAGTTTTTGGCAAGTTGTTGTTTTTCTTGCACTTACTAAGTGCATTTTCTTGACAAATTCAATGCTTCTAAAAAACGCATATGGTAAATATCTCTTTATAAGACACTTGCCAAAAACTGTGGCAAGGTGAAGCCGTGGATTGTCTAAATATTGATAATCTGGGACTTAGAACCGTGCGGGTTTCGCAAAAATCAACTGCCGAATGGCTAACATAAAGCCGGGCGGGCGGGTAACCGCCTGGCCTCCCGCCCGGCACCATATAAATGCCTCCGTTCCGCAGCAGGGTTGACAGGGATATTCGTTTATGTTCTTAAAAGACAAGCAATTGAAAATCATATTTTAAAAAACTTTTCAAAAAACCAATTTTTAAGTGTCTAACTCCCTGTTAGATAAACGAATATCCCTGTCAAACCGCCAAGTTTATAAGGTGCTTCGCAGTTTATACGGCCGGTTCCCGGCCGGTTTAAGTGGTGCTTCGCAGGCTTAGCCGTTCGGCAGTAAGATTTTCTGCATAAGAATGTCAGTCTGGAGATCCTGGCCAAGACGAAATGTGTGCTTGCCAAAGTACTGAAAGATATTTTGCTTGTAGAAATCGATAGCATTGTAGTTGCGCTCCCAGACACCCAGCCAGAGAATTGGGGCGCGCCTGGAGAGGGCAAGCTGAATAGAAAAATCAAGAAGGTATCGGCCTATACCTTTGCACTGAAACTTACTCAGAACATAAATTCTCTCAAGCTCCACATTAAGGAAATTAAGTTTCAGATAAGCAGCCGGTTCGAAATCAGTGGCAGACTCAGCATCAAGAAATAGAAAGTAAAACTCAGAATTCGGGTTCTCAAGTTCCCGGCTGAGAGCCTCAAGAGAGAGGCTATTCTCAAGATAATCAATAATATTCTGATGAGTATTACTCATCCAAAAGGTCTCATAAAATGTCCTGCGGCTGATTCGTTGGAGAGATTCAATCTCATCGGCCTTAACCCGCCTTACCAAAAACTTATCCATAACTTAATTTTCTTAATTAAAATTAATAAAAAATTAAGTTTTGCACACTTTTCTTATGTTTTCAAATGACCTGGGAACCAAATACTTAATTTGCGAGTAAGTCGCATGACAGTTAAACCTTAAAGACTTAATTATAAAAGCTACCTCTTCCCTATCTATATCCCTGATTATTCGGTTCTTAAGCAATGAATTAAAATAACTAAAAACCTTATCATCCGGTGTGCGTTTCCTTAGCGGAACCTTACCATCCTTAAAAATCGGCTTAAATTCATTTACCTCTTTGTTAAGTGTGTATGCCGATGAGTAGTTGGATAGTGCATAGGAGGCATCAACTTCAATGTATTTATCAAGAAGGTGTCTGCCACCGGAAAAATACTGGTTCGCCGAACTCCAGAAATACTCCTCGTGCACCCGGCACATATTCGCTCGTTTGGCATTGCTAAGCAGATAGAGAAAAGTCTCCTTGATTAAACTGCTTTTATAAAGCGGCGAGCTGCCGAAAGGTGTATCAAAGACCGATTTAATTACCGGATACTGTCTTTTATACCACATTGTATATCTGAACATTATCTGCCCCATAAGCCGGGTAATGTTCTCGGTTTTACACAAAAAATGGAAATGGTTATCTAATAAAATATACCCCAGCAGACTCGACCCTGTTTCCTTAAACACCTCATTAGTAATAATAAGGAACATAATTCTATCATCATCCTTTAGAAAAACTAACCGGCTCTGATAGCCCCTGACATAGACATGAAAAAAACCACTTAGAACTCTCTTCCTCCTCCTTGCCCTTCTTTTTCCTCCGGATCTGTTTCTATTAACCTCCTTTTGAACTTTTCTCTGCATAAGAAGACTCTCAAATTTCCTTTCTATCATCTCATTAAACTCCTCCACTGAAAAAATAAGTTTGAGCTAAGTTATGGATAAGAAAACAGACAAGCCGATTTTAAGTATTTAAAATCGGCTATAAATAATTAGCTTTTCTTCTGGCAAATTTATATTATTTGATCACCTTAAATCATTAATAAAATATCCGGAAGGGTATGGCTCCGCCAGGCGAAAAGAGGATGGAGCTAACGGCTGACCGGATGAAGTGAATTTTGATATAATAATTGTATATACAGTATTATCCTTAGCAGTGTATCTGACCAGTCTCGGATTATATGAACCAGATTCAATACCCAAAGTAATTGTTTTATATGCTGTATGTTTATTCTTTGGTTTCAACTCTATAGTATACAAGCCCTTATTATCCAGTGACGATTTTTCTGAAAAGGTATACCCTTTATCAATAGAGCCAAAAAAGCCCATAGGATTTTCAACTATATCAGTATGGCCGGGATCATGATGGAAAATTGAAATCTCTTTACCAGAATGGTTGACGATCCATTTAGTTTCACCATCACAAAATAACTCAAGTTCATTGTTTTCCATTTTATATGCACCACCTGATGCTACCACACTACCTTTATAACTACCTGAACCAGATATCATTTCAAACTCCATAGTTACCAAACTCTTGCTCTTGATATTGTTTGTAAAAGAGTTAAGCAGATCCTGCGTCTTTAAGGTTTTTGCTTGGGCTTGTATTTGGGTATGAGCCGACACTTGGATCAGTAAAAAAACAAAAAAGAAAAGAAAAGTGTTGACAGGGATTTTCATTTATATTACAGACAATCAGGTGTTTATAATTATGTTTTTATAAAACTTTTTCAAAATCACATTGCTAACAGCCTTACAATGTGATATTTATACGAATATCCCACTCAAACCCCCGGCGGGCGGGAAGGCGAGCGGGCGGGCGGGCGGCGGGCGGGCCGCCCGCCCGCTTCGCGGGTTCTAATCCAGACTCGCGAGTATGCGGTCAAGGGAGTTGAAGTCCGTGATGAGGACCTGGCGGGCCTTGCTACCTTCGCTTGGGCCGACAATGCCGGCGGCTTCAAGCTGGTCCATTATGCGGCCGGCTCGGTTGTATCCAAGGTTCATCCGTCTCTGGATGAGAGATGTAGATCCCTGCTGATACTGAACCACAAGTTTAGCCGCTTCGTCAAAGAGCTTATCTCGCTTGCCAAGGTCAACCTCGCCGGCCATGGCCTCTCCCTCCTCTCCTGCATATTCAGGCAAATAGTGTGCCGTTGAGTAGCCCCTCTGATCGCTGATAAACTGTACAACTCGGTCAATCTCTTTGGTCTCAATAAGAGCACACTGCACACGGGTGAGTTCGGCACCGGACATAAAGAGCATATCTCCGCGACCGATAAGCTGATTGGCACCGGTAGTATCGAGTATGGTGCGGGAGTCAATGCTTGATATAACTTTGAAAGCGATTCGGGCTGGGAAGTTTGCTTTGATAAGGCCTGTAATTATATTAGTGGTTGGACGCTGGGTAGCTATTACAAGGTGAATGCCGATAGCCCGGGCCAGCTGGGCGAGCCTGGTCAGAGGCTCCTCCACCTCCCGCCCGGCGGTCATAAGCAGGTCTGCATACTCGTCAATAACCACTACAATAAATGGCATAAACCTGTGTCCCTTAAGAGGATTCAGTCTTCTTGAGAGGAATTTTTCATTGTACTCTTTAATGTTGCGTACATGGGCAGTTTTCAGAAGATCGTAACGGGAATCCATCTCAATTGTCAGGGACTTGAGAGTATATACAACTTTCTGTGTATCAGTAATTATAGCCTCCTCTGCATCAGGAAGTTTTGCAAGGAAATGGTGTTCTATTTTAGAGTAGAGCGAGAGCTCAAC
It includes:
- a CDS encoding beta-N-acetylhexosaminidase, yielding MSKILKYAVTFLILVSANTFFLFSNKMSGQSKTSIIPQPQKIVSQGGGFFNLDGSVKIVVTDSSLDPSAGFLYGYLKRYYGLEIEVVKGSKRVKKEKSAIVLALTPDGAGRVAEGSFDPGNPAGSVAESGYRLKVSDAGVVLEGEGRQGVFYAVQSFIQLLPVPESLTGVVTVGKKASEVPVASRAEGVKIKSLSVPFAEVEDAPRFEYRGMHLDVVRHIWSVDYIKQYIDYLALHKMNYFHIHLTDDQAYRIESKKYPKLNSIGSWRAGTIIGVFPGTGVDSTRYGGFYTAEQLKDIVKYASERYITVVPEIDVPGHSMAIISSYPQFSTTPEIPKQPAITWGIYNRQNNVLAPSEELFVFLKDIFNELMDIFPSKLIHIGADECAKRWWEESESTKQYMRERGIADFNLLQKHFVEKLSAVMSERGRVIVGWDEMIDDGLVPGSVVMSWRNATNGYKAAEQGHKTILTPMRQSYFNIKQRDKEDSLSHRDWKVALSDVYNFEPVPLELSAETASNILGGQGCMWTEYFPHRQRLEYGIFPRLSAIAEVYWSLPFVRNLDNFVERLQKQYARYDLWGANYYAGNRIR
- the pyrE gene encoding orotate phosphoribosyltransferase, whose amino-acid sequence is MESIEKIIARQLLEIKAVRLSPDKPFVWASGWKAPIYCDNRKILSYPKAREIVYKSLARIVEQNYPKADYIAGVATGAIAWGMLVAEFLGKPFVYVRPKPKDHGTGAQVEGDLPEGANVVMVEDLISTGQSSLSAVEAVERAGGHVLGMVAIFSYNFDKSRRAFEYRNLELRTLTNYDTLIEEAVSCSYIRQEELETLREWRFRPDMWGVE
- a CDS encoding NUDIX domain-containing protein, with translation MYRIYFNQRCLAVCSPKHAALSEPDAVIYSPEIHPPLAELARYFDQTPTLEKLYISTEDKPGTIARITSDLTPITAAGGIVTNKKGEYLIIFHHGVWDFPKGMQEPDEEIGNTAIREVEEECGVHDLKILNYLSDTFHTYHRNGLFYLKTTHWYLMEYQGNGTETHPQQEEEIERAIWVPARELPTYLDTSYPAIRYLYQRALATT
- a CDS encoding GNAT family N-acetyltransferase — its product is MDKFLVRRVKADEIESLQRISRRTFYETFWMSNTHQNIIDYLENSLSLEALSRELENPNSEFYFLFLDAESATDFEPAAYLKLNFLNVELERIYVLSKFQCKGIGRYLLDFSIQLALSRRAPILWLGVWERNYNAIDFYKQNIFQYFGKHTFRLGQDLQTDILMQKILLPNG
- a CDS encoding outer membrane lipoprotein carrier protein LolA, with product MKIPVNTFLFFFVFLLIQVSAHTQIQAQAKTLKTQDLLNSFTNNIKSKSLVTMEFEMISGSGSYKGSVVASGGAYKMENNELELFCDGETKWIVNHSGKEISIFHHDPGHTDIVENPMGFFGSIDKGYTFSEKSSLDNKGLYTIELKPKNKHTAYKTITLGIESGSYNPRLVRYTAKDNTVYTIIISKFTSSGQPLAPSSFRLAEPYPSGYFINDLR